The genomic region GCCAGCAGGCGCCAATCGACTTTCTCTTTCTTCGCGTAGTTCTTGAAGTGTTGTTCGTATTTCGGCAGGCGCTGCTGCAAGTGCTGGGCGAAGGTCGTGGCGCCCATGTAGCCAAGCACGTCGACGTGGCCGTAATAGCGGTCTTTCAAGCGTTGCAGGGTGCCGTTTTTCTGCACCTTGTCCAGATACGCGTTGATTTCGTTGAGCAGGCTGTTGTCTTCGCCCGGGCCAACCGCCCAGCTCTGGCTGCGCGCATCGCCGAGGTCGAAGGCCACGCGAATATTGGTGAAGTACACCTGATTCATCGCCACTTCGTTGGAGTCGACCAGGGTCAGGTCAATCTGCCCTTCATCGACCATGCGCAGTAGGTCGACCACTTCAACCGCGTCGGACTCTTCGTATTCGATGCCGGGGAATTTCTTTTTCAGCTCCGCCAGTTGTTCAGCGTGGGTGCTGCCTTTAAGCACCATGATCTTCTTGCCGACCAGATCACCCGGATCGGTCGGCCGCGACTGGCCGTTGCGATAGATGATCTGCGGGGTGACTTCAAGGTAGGAGTGCGAGAAGCGCACCTGCTGCTTGCGCTGATCGCTGCTGACCAGACCGGCGGCGGCCAGCACCGGGCCGTTGGGTTTGCCGATCTGGTTGAAGAGGTCGTCGAGGTTGTCGGCGGTCTCGATCTTCAGCTCGACACCCAAATCGTCGGCGAAACGCTTCACCAGCTCGTATTCGAAGCCGGTTTCACCGCTGCGATCCTGAAAGTAGGTGGCGGGGCTGTTACGGGTAATCACCCGCAGCACACCATCCTCCTTTACGCGCTCGAGTGTGTTGGGTTTATCAACACAGCCACCGAGCATCAGGAAGAGTCCGGTTGCGATCAGCCATTTGGCGTACCGCGGACGCAAAGCCGTTGGGAAAAACATCTGCGCAGTATACGCAAACGGCCACGGGCGCCATATCTCGACAGTGCAGAGCGAGTCTGCTAGCGATCACAAAACCGAGCGAAACCCCATAGAAACGGGCCTTTACGGCTTTTTGTTACAGTAAAAATAAGCGGCCTCTGAATAGCTGATTTACCTGACTCTGAAGTCGGAAACACAGATTGATACCCGAGTGCAACCGTGCGTAGCGTTTCGGGTGATGTTGAGGGCGGTTTAGGCTAGAATGCACGGCCTCAAAGCACACCCCTTCCCGAGGCTGTCCCGAAGATGTTGATCCTGCGCGGCGCTCCTGCCCTTTCTGCCTTTCGCCACAGCAAACTCCTTGAGCAACTGAGCCAGAAGGTTCCGGCTGTCAGTGGCTTGTATGCTGAATTCGCTCACTTCGCCGAAGTCACCGGCGTCCTGACCGGCGACGAACAGCAGGTGCTTGCGCGCCTTCTGAAGTACGGTCCAAGTGTTCCGGTTCAAGAGCCGACCGGCCGTCTGTTTCTGGTGTTGCCGCGTTTCGGCACCATCTCGCCATGGTCGAGCAAGGCCAGCGACATCGCCCGCAACTGCGGCCTGAGCAAGATCCAGCGTCTGGAGCGCGGTATCGCCTTCTACGTGGCTGGTCAGTTCAGCGAAGCCGAAGCCCAGCAGATTGCCGACGTGCTGCATGACCGCATGACCCAGATCGTCCTGGCCAACCTCGAACAGGCCGCCGGTCTGTTCAGCCACGCCGAGCCGAAGCCGCTGACCGCGATCGACATCCTCGGTGGCGGTCGTGCCGCGCTGGAAAAAGCCAACACCGAGCTGGGCCTCGCCCTGGCCGAAGACGAAATCGACTACCTGGTCAACGCCTTCAACGGTTTGAAGCGCAACCCGCACGACATTGAACTGATGATGTTCGCCCAGGCCAACTCCGAGCACTGCCGCCACAAGATCTTCAACGCCAGTTGGGATATTGATGGTGAGAACCAGGAAAAAAGCCTGTTCGGCATGATCAAGAACACCTACGTGATGCACAGCGAAGGCGTTCTGTCGGCTTATAAGGACAACGCCTCGGTGATCGTCGGCAACGTTGCCGGCCGTTTCTTCCCGAACCCTGAAACCCGCCAGTACGGCGCGGTGCAGGAGCCGGTGCACATCCTGATGAAGGTTGAAACCCACAACCACCCGACCGCGATCGCTCCGTTCCCGGGCGCGTCTACCGGTTCCGGTGGCGAGATCCGTGACGAAGGTGCCACCGGCCGTGGCGCCAAGCCAAAGGCTGGCCTGACCGGTTTCACCGTATCGAACCTGCAGATC from Pseudomonas tensinigenes harbors:
- the mltF gene encoding membrane-bound lytic murein transglycosylase MltF produces the protein MFFPTALRPRYAKWLIATGLFLMLGGCVDKPNTLERVKEDGVLRVITRNSPATYFQDRSGETGFEYELVKRFADDLGVELKIETADNLDDLFNQIGKPNGPVLAAAGLVSSDQRKQQVRFSHSYLEVTPQIIYRNGQSRPTDPGDLVGKKIMVLKGSTHAEQLAELKKKFPGIEYEESDAVEVVDLLRMVDEGQIDLTLVDSNEVAMNQVYFTNIRVAFDLGDARSQSWAVGPGEDNSLLNEINAYLDKVQKNGTLQRLKDRYYGHVDVLGYMGATTFAQHLQQRLPKYEQHFKNYAKKEKVDWRLLAAIGYQESLWQPTVTSKTGVRGLMMLTQNTAQAMGVSNRLDPKQSIMGGAKYLAYMKDQLDDSIKEPDRTWFALAAYNVGSGHLDDARKLTAKEGLNPDKWLDVKKILPRLSQKQWYSKTRYGYARGGEPVHFVANIRRYYDILTWVTQPQLEGDQVAEGNLHVPGIDKSKPTQEPAPL